A stretch of the Flavobacterium sp. 5 genome encodes the following:
- the nadA gene encoding quinolinate synthase NadA, with protein MKSLKERILELKKEKNAVILAHYYQESDIQDVADYVGDSLGLSQEAMKVDADIILFAGVHFMAETAKILNPTKKVILPDLKAGCSLAESCPPEDFKKFTEAHPDHIVITYVNCSAEVKALTDIVVTSSNAVKIVESIPKDKPIIFAPDKNLGKYVMEQTGREMLLWDGSCIVHEAFSLDKLIALYKLNPDAQIIAHPESETHILKTANYIGSTAGMINYVKTNPSNKFIVATEAGILHKMKQEVPDKILIPAPSNEDNTCACSECGYMKMNTLQKVYDCLLNETPEINVPDDIREKALIPIERMLELS; from the coding sequence ATGAAAAGTCTTAAAGAACGTATATTGGAATTAAAAAAAGAAAAAAATGCGGTTATACTAGCGCATTATTATCAAGAATCCGATATTCAAGATGTGGCTGACTATGTGGGAGATAGCTTGGGATTATCTCAAGAAGCAATGAAAGTTGATGCCGATATTATTCTTTTTGCAGGAGTTCATTTTATGGCCGAAACTGCCAAAATATTAAATCCTACCAAAAAAGTAATTTTACCAGATTTAAAAGCAGGCTGTTCTCTAGCTGAATCATGTCCTCCGGAAGATTTCAAAAAATTTACTGAGGCCCACCCTGATCATATTGTAATCACTTACGTAAACTGTTCTGCCGAAGTTAAGGCATTGACTGATATTGTGGTTACGTCTTCAAACGCTGTCAAAATTGTAGAATCTATTCCAAAAGATAAACCTATAATTTTTGCACCAGATAAAAATTTAGGAAAATATGTAATGGAGCAAACAGGCAGAGAGATGCTACTTTGGGATGGATCGTGTATCGTACACGAAGCATTTTCACTAGACAAACTGATAGCTTTGTACAAACTGAATCCAGATGCTCAAATCATTGCACATCCAGAATCTGAAACGCATATTCTAAAAACTGCAAACTATATTGGTTCTACAGCAGGGATGATTAATTATGTAAAAACCAATCCAAGCAACAAATTTATTGTAGCTACCGAAGCTGGAATTTTGCATAAAATGAAACAGGAAGTACCTGATAAAATTCTGATTCCGGCTCCGTCGAACGAAGACAATACCTGTGCTTGTAGTGAATGTGGATATATGAAAATGAACACCTTACAAAAAGTATACGACTGTTTATTGAATGAAACTCCCGAAATTAATGTTCCTGATGACATTAGAGAAAAAGCATTAATCCCTATCGAACGTATGCTCGAATTATCTTAA